The sequence below is a genomic window from Lolium perenne isolate Kyuss_39 chromosome 7, Kyuss_2.0, whole genome shotgun sequence.
ccatatcatttctaATGCGCCTTGTCTCCCGTCGACCTCTGTTCGTCCGCAATGATCTTGGGTCAGGGATGTACCGTCTTTCATTTGGTATCACCGTAGTAAAATTTCCCACAACTCGTATCCGACCATCTCGCCGGTCCAGGTGTGCAGCACAGACAAACCTCTTTCGCGTAATATGGAGAGACGAAAGAGATTGAGTCCAGCCCTAGTTGCCTGGTAGCTGCCAGCACATGGGAGCATGGAAGGTGAAGCAACCTCGGTTTGTTGCATGTGCAATCACACGATGGCCATTCTTCATTTCCAATTCTGACCTCATGTGTTCTCACCGCATTCACACAACCAAACTTGTCGGTTGGTAAGCGCACCTCAAACCTCCTTTCCTGATTACCGATGGCCGAACGAGTGTGTGACATACCCTTCTCCATCTTGACATCCATATATTCCATAATGGCCTTACAAAAGAAGGAGTGTTTGGATTTTCAAGCAGATGGTTCAAAGCCAACTCCCGTCTCTCTTTGAAATAATTCATAGTGCCATATAAAATACCCTCCACAAGGGCTGTCAGCGGCAATGCCCTATTTCCCCTAAGCACGAAGTTGTATGACTCAGCTAGGTTGGTAGTCATCACACCATACCTAGCTCCATGTGTGTCATGCAGCAAAGACCACCTTTCTAATGGCtcgtgctctatccactctgCAAAATTTTTAATCCGTCGTCCAGGCCTCCTTCTAGTATTGGGTGGGTCAAATCCGGGCAGGTCACATAGCCCAATAGGATCCTGCCTGGGCCCTCAGAACCCGTGTACCCCGTGCCACAGCTGCCGCATGAGCTGCTACTAATGCAGCTCGGGCGGCTAACCTGTGCCGCACATGGTCCTTAGTGAACTCATCCAGCTTGCCGCGGAGAAAAGTGTACGTGCATGCTTGATTCGCTTTGCACAACTTCTTGAACAGATTCATAAGACCCTTGCTCCTAAACTGCGAGAAGAAATTGGCCCCCGTGTGGCGCATGCACCACCTACTCGCATATCCTGCCATGGCGTCTCTTCATCAGTCCGGCTTCTACCGTAGTCTTGATAGCCGCAAGTATACCCGCATGCCTGTCATGTAGCACGCACACATTTTCGCGATCTTTCACTATCGATTTTTTTAACTGCCTGaagaaccataaccagctagCAGTGTTCTCGCTCTCAACAAATGCAAATGCGAGAGGCACACATCGATTGTTGCCATCCACTCCAATTGCTGTCAGAATCTGTCCCTTGTACCTCCCGATTAGAAAAGTTCCATCTACACACATCACCGGACGACGGTGCATGAAAGCCTCGATGCATATGCTGAATGCGAAAAACACCCTCTGCAGAACCCTGACATTAGGGAACTCTGGTATCACAAAGTCTTGTATGTCCACATGGGTGCCCGGATTCCGGTCCTTCAATGTGTGCAGGAGACGGACGACACCGTCATAAGCATCATAGAAGGTCCCGAATCTGTTCTCCAGTGCCGTCTGTTTAGCCCTCCATGCCTTGCCATATTCAATTACATACTTATATTGAAGGTGAACTCTATTCTGGATGGCTTTAACCCCCATTGCTGTATTCTCTACAATCTCCTTGTAGAACAGGCGAGCAATAAGAGTGGATGTAAGGTTTCGGTGATCCTTCAACATACTCGTAAGGACACATGTGTGCGGCACGAAGTCGCTCACCACCCATGTTGTGTCATACTTCTGACAGTACCCATGCACCCTTGATGGACATCTAGCATCGCTGCAGACCACTTGTCAAGAATTTCTGACTTGAAACGGTGGTTCTGAATACCCTTTGTGTGTTCATTGCCCACTGAGTGATTGCTTCCTGCAGATGTCTCTTGTCAGCATATCTAGCACCAACTGAGATGGTGTTCATGCTGTACTCCCAGGCAGAATCATGCCGATCATCGACTATCATTGCCTCCGACAAATCATGGTTCCAAGAAGACGGGATCGGATCCGCCTCTTCGTTATCATCTGAAGTATCGGATCCACCGGATTCATCTGAGTCACCCTCATTGTCCACtccatcctcgtcttcctcgtccatcatgttctgcatctgttcttcttcttcgtccacgCTTTCAAGCTCAACGAGATCGTCATGACCACCTGCGCATGGCTACTCCGCCCGGATTGGAAACTGTGCCGCCCGCATCGTAACTTTGATCGCTCTGGCCTGGATGGAACGCACCCTCGCCTTCTTGGAAATTCACCACCTTCGCCTCGGGAAGCATTAAGGCGATGGGGTGAGTTCCCCTGCGCTCGCACGCTTCCAACCAGTGCACCCACTGAGAGGTCCGCTCAATCGGCTTCAACCGCCAGAAAATCTGGGTACTGGAGCTGCTCCACAAAGCATGCACACCAACAGTGTATGCTTCGGGATTAAGCCCGAAATTTACGGTCAACCACTCCTTCAACTGACTAACTCGCCATGTTTTTGGGTTTGTCAGATGCAAATCCTCACACTGAAACTCGCTCAGATCAGCTCCCATCGGAGTTGTTCGGACCGTGCCATGACCGAAGTAAACAACGAATTTTACTCTATCTGACATATCTGCTCACCTATACAAATTACAGACTCGTCAAAAAAATCTAGCACCTACACTCTAAAATATATACTTTCTACCGGTACATATTTCAGTAACTAATCTGCGAAGCTAACGAACGCAACATGCATGATTACACCATCTAATATAAGGAattagggtttacccttgaaGCGTGCCAAACACCTCCGTCAGCAGATCAGCTCGTCCACCACGCAGCAGCTGCAACAATAACAACAGCACCACCACcagctcctccaccaccaccaccaccaccaccaccaacagcaCCTCCACCAAAACGCTTCAAAAACTAACCCATGTATAGATCAGATGATTCTACAGCTTTTGGTGGTCAAACTACAGCAAATGGCTGGACAAATTGCTCAGCAATGAGAGAAACACTGCTGGCCTAAGAGCAAACGAGAGAGAGAAAGCAGATGAACTGAGGCTGAAGTAGGAAGAAGAAGGGCAGAGGCAGCAGCGCGTTCGGGCGAGGCAGCAGCGCGCGCGACGCATTTATTATCGCTCGATTCGGGGTCCTCCTGCCCGACTCGGGATCAACGTGCCCGAAATTAGCGCTTCGGGATTCTTCGCCCCGACAACATCTGCTCCCGCCCGTGAGACAAAGCCGACACGGGCCGCGCGTGGCCGACAGCGCCGTCTCGGGCTCCTCGACCCCGACTTTGGCCTCGCATGCGAGATTCCCTCCGCTTCGGGATTCTCCACCCCGATTTTGTAAATTCGGGTTCACACaccccgacggtgtattatttctgaaatttgcTAAAAATGGCTATTATTCCTGGAATTAAtaataaaaagtgtattatttaaaaaaaattcgcgtCCGACTCCCAGATCAGTTTTTAAAACCAAAAGTTTCGAATATTAAAATCGAACGTGAGAATTTCAAACATAAACAAGATCAGCAGGGACGAATCCTCGTGGAATTTGGAAAAGGGGGTAAGTGACTTTCCTCGTACTCTGACGGCGTAGTGGTTATTGCTCCAAGAACTTCAATAGACGTGACGGGTCAAAACCAATTTCTACGCCCCGGTAAAAAAAACTAGTTTCTACGCCAGTCTTTGGAACTTACGTGATGAATCACCTACCGATCTTTGGAGAGCTTATTTCTGGTTTGCTATCCATAGAGGTAAAATATGATGACGCAAGATCTTACTCTTCTGTGTTAGTCTCAACCTAGTTCCTTTACAAATTTTCGGGGCACAAACATACTAATTTGTGATTCACTAACCCTTGTCGAAGTTTACGAGGCCCTCTGACAGAGGAAAAAAGATCAAAACTATGATTCAGCCAGAGGGATCGTCATCTAAGACTGGTCTAAGGCGGACCTGAGCAAAGGAACACCAAAACCTACAACAAagataagagcaagaccgacaGAGATAGCTTAAAATCCAAGGGACAAGTCCTGCAGGTATCTAAAAAATCTAATCACAATATTGGTGATTCTTGGAAGCTGCAAAACAAGGCGAAAAAAAcggtacttaccaaccgaaaaacaaatcCAATGTTGATTGTAAGGCTGCTGTTATTTTCAGTGATAATTCTGATGGTGAATGTCTAGTTGTTTTTGTTGCATGTGTTTGCTGTGATGATGAATGGATACTTGATATTGCATGTCCGTTTCATATTTGTTGTAACAAAGATTAATTCAGTTCATATGAGTTTGTGCAGACCGAAGATTGTGTGCATGTGAGGAATGACAACCCTTGTCATATTGTTGGCATTGGTTCTATTCAGATAAGGACACTCGATGACATGACACTGACGTGGAATGGGGTGAAACACATACCAACCATGGCCAGAAATTtgatctctctcagtacccttgatgttAATGGTATAAGTACGTTGGCGAACATAGACTCTAaaggtatcaaaaggttctctAATTCTCATGATATGTGATATGAATTCCATAAAGTTATATGTtattagaggtagcactttgcctGGTATATATTGTtgatgaacctggtaaaactaatATGTGGCATATGCGttttggacatatgagtgaacatggcatggTAGAATTGCACAGGAGAAacctgctagatggctgcaatttgagtaagttGGAGTTCTAtgagcactgcatttttggtaagcataagAGAGTTAAATTCAGTGTTTTTTTCATACCACTAAAAGAATTTTAGATTATGTGCATGTTGATGTGTGGGAACCTTTCCGTGAGACTTCTCTTGGTGGTGTAAATTATATGCTTAATACCATTGATAATTACTCCAGAAAATTGTGGTGtttctttctgaaacataaatTTTATGTGTTTGATGCCTTTAGAAAGTGGAAAGATATGGTAGAGAAGCAATCTGATAAGAGGGTTGAATTACTTcgtacagaaaatggcttggaatTTTGTTCTATTGTTTAATGATTATTGAAGCGACGAAGGCATGTGAGGGACCACACCATGACATACACTCCTCAACAGAATGGTGTGGTTGAGTGGATGAACAGAACCAACATCTCCAAGGATCGCTGCATCTAGTCCAATGCTGGTATGGACAGACGTTTTTGGGTTGAAGCTTCCTGCACCGCCTATTACTTGATAAACATTTCACCTTGTATTCTGATTGATAAGAAAACTCtcattgaggtatggtctggttcacctTCTAATTATTCACGGTTAAGAGTTTTCAGTTGCACTGCTCATGCACATGTTGATAGTGAAAAGTTAGAGTCTAGAACCGTTTAGTGTGTGTTCCTtagttatggttcaggagttaaggcttataagttatGGAATCCTTGAACTAAGAAGGAATGATGTTCTTAATGAGGCTATTATGTTTAATGATAGTCCATCTACGATGTTTCTAATGCTATTGATTTTCATATGTTTCTAATGTTAGCATGCAGGTGGAGCAGCATTATTGTTCAACACTCATCTCATGTTTTACAGCAAACAAATAATTTCATTCTTGCTGATAGACCGAGACGTAACAAAAGGTCCATGTCCTTATTTAATTGAATGGTGTAGTCTTGTTCATTATGTTTTGAGTTGTGCTAAACAGGTGGAGCACGATTTTTAACCTGCTACATATACTGAAGCCGGTGCATCCATTGACCGTGAGAAGTGGATTTCGGATATTTAAGAGGAGATGCAATCACTTGAGAAAATTGCACATGCGATGTTGTGTGATTGCCTAAACAAAAAAGGCCGCCCAAGGTAAGTGGGTATTCAAAATAAAGGAAGGTGTGTCTCCTAATGAGTCTCCAAGATTTAAGTCAAGGTTGTTGGGTTTAGAAAAATTCCAtgtattgattataatgatgtattatCTCCGATTGTGAAGCATAGTTTTATTCGTGCATTATTTGGTATTGctgctatgcatgatcttgatttTGAGCAGCTAGATGTGTAAAGACTGATTTTTCTGCATGGAGAATTGGAGGACGAGATATACATGGATTGACATGAAGGTTCGGTTGTGCCTAGTAAGGAGGATCTTCTGTGCAattaaagaggtccctttatTTTTTGAAACAGACTCCAAAACAGTGGTACAAAaagtttgattcatttatgcttgcacatgaTTTTAAGAGATCTCAGTACCATAGTTGTGTTTACATCAAGTTTGTCCCCGGGTCACACCTATATACTTgttgttatatgttgatgatatgtttaTTGATGCCAAGAACAAGAAAGATACCACTACTTTAAAGTCTcagttaagtagtgagtttgagatgaaggatcttggtgtgGCTAAGAAATATTAGGAATGTAAATTATAATGGACggaaaatctagtgtgttatttctttTTCAGCAAAATTACATTAAAAAAGTTCTTCATCATTTTAATATGCATGAGTAAAAGTCTACTAGTACTCCTATTTCTTTGCACTTCAAGGTGTTAGCATTGCAATGTCCTACTACTGATAAAGATATTGAGTATATGTCACGAGTTCCATATTCTTgtgttgttggttccttgatgtatgtcATGGTTTGTCCTCATCCTGATTTTCATATGCTATAAGTTTGGTCAATCAATACATGGCTAATCCTAGTAAATAACATTGGACAATTGTTAAGTAGATTTTCAGGTACATTTGTGGCACATCCAAACCTTGCTTGAAGTTTGAcaagaccggtgagggactcACTGGGTATTTGAATTCAGATTTTGTTGCCGAGTTGGATAAGCAGAGGTTCCTCACAAGTTATGTGTTCATTGTTGGTAGATGTGttgtgagttggaaggcaacCTTACAACCGGTTGTTACCTAATCTACAACTAAGGCAAAATACATGTCTATTGCTGAAGCTTGCAAATAGTCTctttggttgaaaggtttgtatgccGAGCTTTATGAAGTTGATTCTTTCATTATTTTTTTGTGACGCTCAAAGTGTCATATGTTACATGAGAGGACGAAGTACATTGATGTCAAGTACCATTATATTTGCAACATGACTGCacaaggtaaactgaaggtatgcacggttagtactcatgataatcttgCAAATATGATGACAAAGCCGGATCATGTTGCTAAGTTTGAGATTTGCTCGAGTTTGGTTGGTATAGTTGTTTTAGCGCAAGTGTctgttggcgccagcaagtgttttatTTGTTGTCCAGGTGATTGTtcaagttcatgctacaagaagGAATTtttctcaaggtggagtttgttatatcGCGATCCGAATTCATAAGAAGGCTATGACGAGCGGAATTTCCCTTCCCCGCGCTCTTGCAAGGGAGGCGCGGGATCTACTCGCACGCTTTCCCATGGCGATGACATGGCTCCTTTGTTGCAGGGTAGCGCGGTGGCTCATGGCAGTGGCCGCCTGGCCCAGATATAGGCCCTTCCGATCCCATCTAGGACTggtcggctgatacgtctccgacgtatcgataatttcttatgttccatgccacattattgatgttatctacatgttttatgcacactttatgtcatattcgtgcattttctggaactaacctattaacaagatgccgaagtgcatgatcctcagatatgtacgcaactttcattcaatttgagcattttcatttgagcaagtctggtgccattttaaaattcgtcaatacgaactgttctgttttgacagattctgccttttatttcgcattgcctctttcgctatgttggatgaatttctttgatccactaatgtccagtagcattatgcaatgtccagaagtgttaagaatgattgtgtcacctctgaatatgtcaatttataatgtgcactaaccctctaatgagttgtttcgagtttggtgtggaggaagttttcaaggatcaagagaggagtatgatgcaacatgatcaaggagagtgaaagctctaagcttggggatgcacccggtggttcacccctgcatatatcaagaagactcaagcgtctaagcttggggatgcccaaggcatccccttcttcatcgacaacattatcaggttcctcccctgaaactatatttttattccatcacatcttatgtgctttttcttggagcgtcggcttgtttttgtttttgtttttgttttgtttgaataaaatggatcctagcattcactttatgggagagagacacgctccgctgtagcatatggacaagtatgtccttggtttctactcatagtattcatggcgaagtttctccttcgttaaattgttatatggttggaattggaaaatgatacatgtagtaattgctataaatgtcttgggtaatgtgatacttggcaattgttgtgctcatgattaagctcttgcatcatatgctttgcacccattaatgaagaaatacatagagcatgctaaaatttggtttgcatatttggtttctctaaggtctagataatttctagtattgagtttgaacaacaaggaagacggtgtagagtcttataatgttttcaatatgtcttttatgtgagttttgctgcaccggttcatccttgtgtttgtttcaaataagccttgctagcctaaaccttgtatcgagagggaatacttctcatgcatccaaaatacttgagccaaccactatgccatttgtgtccaccatacctacctactacatggtattttccgccattccaaagtaaattgcttgagtgctacctttaaaattccatcattcacctttgcaatatatagctcatgggacaaatagctttaaactattgtggtattgaatatgtaattatgcactttatctcttattaagttgcacattgtgcgataaccatgtttatcgggacgccatcaactactctttgttgaatttcatgtgagttgctatgcatgttcgtcttgtctgaagtaagagagatctaccaccatagggttaagcatgcatatgttagagaagaacattgggccgctaactaaagccatgttccatggtggaagtttcagttttggacaacaatcctcaaatctcaaatgagaaaattattaattgttgttatatgcttatgcataaaagaggagtccataatctcgttgtctatgttgtgccggtatggatgtctatgtTGAAGAATAAtccatagcgagaaatccaatgcgagctttctccttagacctttgtacaggcggcatagaggtacccctttgtgacacttggtaaaaacaatgcattgtgatgatccggtagtccatgctaattaggacaaggtgcgggcactattagtatactatgcatgaggcttgcaacttgtaagatataatttacatgatacataagctttattactaccgttgacaaaattgtttcatgttttcaaaatcaaagctctagcacaaatatagcaatcgatgcttttcctctatggaggaccattcttttactttcaatgttgagtcagttcacctatttctctccacctcaagaagcaaacacttgtgtgaactatgcattgattcctacatacttgcttattgcacttattatattactctatgttgacaatatccatgagatatacatgttacaagttgaaagcaaccgctgaaacttaatcttcttttgtgttgcttcaatacctttactttgaattattgctttatgagttaactcttatgcaagacttattgatgcttgtcttgaagtgctattcatgaaaagtctttgctatatgattcacttgtttactcatgtcatatacattgttttgatcgctgcattcactacatatgctttacaaatagtatgatcaagattatgatggcatgtcactccgtaaattatctcgtgttatcgttttacctgctggacgagcagaactaagcttggggatgctgacacggctccgacgtatcgataatttcttatgttccatgccacattattgatgttatctacatgttttatgcacactttatgtcatattcgtgcattttttacggaactaacctattaacaagatgccgaagtgccgattctttgttttctgttgtttttggtttcagaaatcctagtaaggaaatattctcggaattggacgaaatcaaagcccgggggcctattttctcacgaagcttccggaagtccgaaggagagacgaagaggggccacggaggggcacaccctagggcggcgcggccccccttggccgcgcggccctgtggtgtggggcccccgtgccgcctcttgacctgccctttcgcctataaaaagtctccgtgacgaaaaccccgcatcgagaaccacgatacggaaaaccttcccggagacgccgccgccgccgatcccatctcggggatccagagatcgcctccggcaccctgccggagaggggaatcatctcccggaggactctacgccgccatggtcgcctccggtgtgatgtgtgagtagtctaccccctggactatgggtccatagcggtagcctagatggttgtcttctccccattgtgctatcattgtcggatcttgtgagctgcctaacatgatcaagatcatctatctcgtaattctatatgttgcgtttgttgggatccgatgaatagagaatacttgttatgttgattatcaaagctatgcttatgtgttgtttatgatcttgcatgctctccgttattagtagatgctcggccaagttgatgctagtaactccaagagggagtatttatgctcgatagtgggttcatgcctctgtgaatgcggaggagtgacaagaaccactaaggttatggatgtctttgttgccactagggataaaacattagtgctatgttcaaggatgtagtcactagttacattacgcgcaatacttaatgcaattgtctgttgttagcaacttaataccggagggggttcggatgataacttcgaaggtggactttttaggcatagatgcagttggatgacggtctatgtactttgtcgtaatgcccaattaaatctcactatactcatcatgatatgtatgtgcatggtcatgctctctttatttgtcaattgcccaactgtaatttgttcacccaacatgctgttcgtcttatgggagagacacctctagtgaactgtggaccccggtccaattctctttcttgaaatacaatctactgcaatctttgttctcttgttttctgcaaacaatcatcttccacacaatacggttaatcctttgttacagcaagccggtgagattgacaacctcactgtttcgttggggcaaagtactttggttgtgttgtgcaggttccacgttggcgccggaatctctggtgttgcgccgcactacatcccgccgccatcaaccttcaacgtgcttcttggctcctcctggttcgataaaccttggtttctttctgagggaaaacttgctgctgtgcgcatcataccttcctcttggggttgcccaacgaacgtgtgaaatacacgccatcaagcatattttccggcgctcgttgccagggagatcaagacacgctgcaaggggagtctccacttctcaatctctttactttgtttttgtcttgcttagttttatttactactttgtttgctgcactaaatcaaaatacaaaaaaattagttgctagttttactttacttgctatcttgtttactatatcaaaaacacaaaaaaaaaatttagtttacttgcatttactttatctagtttgctttatttactgttgctaaaatggccaacgctgaaaacactaagttgtgtgacttcacaaccacaaataataatgatttcttatgcacacctattgctccacctgctactacagcagaattctttgaaattaaacctgcttttatcgaatcttgttatgcgagagcaattttgcagtgttagttctgatgatgctgctgcccatcttaataattttgttgaactatgtgaaatgcaaaagtataaagatgtagatggtgacattataaaattaaaattgttccctttctcattaagaggaagagctaaagattggttgctatctctgcctaagaatag
It includes:
- the LOC139833499 gene encoding LOW QUALITY PROTEIN: uncharacterized protein (The sequence of the model RefSeq protein was modified relative to this genomic sequence to represent the inferred CDS: inserted 1 base in 1 codon; deleted 2 bases in 1 codon) → MMDEEDEDGVDNEGDSDESGGSDTSDDNEEADPIPSSWNHDLSEAMIVDDRHDSAWEYSMNTISVGARYADKRHLQEAITQCPSRVHGYCQKYDTTWVVSDFVPHTCVLTSMLKDHRNLTSTLIARLFYKEIVENTAMGVKAIQNRVHLQYKYVIEYGKAWRAKQTALENRFGTFYDAYDGVVRLLHTLKDRNPGTHVDIQDFVIPEFPNVRVLQRVFFAFSICIEAFMHRRPVMCVDGTFLIGRYKGQILTAIGVDGNNRCVPLAFAFVESENTASWLWFFRQLKKSIVKDRENVCVLHDRHAGILAAIKTTVEAGDEETPWQDMXSRWCMRHTGANFFSQFRSKGLMNLFKKLCKANQACTYTFLRGKLDEFTKDHVRHRLAARAALVAAHAAAVARGTRVLRAQAGSYWAM